A stretch of the Acyrthosiphon pisum isolate AL4f chromosome A2, pea_aphid_22Mar2018_4r6ur, whole genome shotgun sequence genome encodes the following:
- the LOC100573622 gene encoding cleavage stimulation factor subunit 1, with the protein MRSDINNCKPEMCIKNRDHLYRLIISQLFYDGHSTIASSLAAQVNADPPCSPSDRLMSVVTKGLQHETDRQKESEQALNLNPIQQMLIGPGIDLEFETNVMCTAPEPSLYETVYVTSHKGACRAGAFSPDGQLIATGSSDASIKILDVERMLAKAHDIGSTDNQEGQGHPVIRTLYDHLEEVTCLEFHPNKPILASGSRDCHVKLFDYSKTSVKKAFKTINDVEPITCISFHPLGDFIVMGTNSPVIRLYDINTVQCYVCSLPSHQHTGPVTSIKYEPSARYFVSSSRDGSIKLWDAVSNKCVNTFEKAHDGSQVCSVTFSRNGKYILSSGKDSLVKLWELSTSRCLIAYTGAGTTGKQEHRTQALFNHTEEYVMFPDEATTSLCAWNARNASRQQLLSLGHNGPIRSIVHSPNSAAFLTCSDDFRARFWYRKHLIGA; encoded by the exons ATGAGGAgtgatataaataattgcaaACCTGAAATGTGTATTAAGAATAGAGATCATTTATACAGACTCATAATAAG TCAACTCTTTTATGATGGTCATTCCACCATTGCTTCAAGCTTAGCTGCCCAAGTAAACGCTGATCCACCTTGTTCTCCATCGGATCGACTCATGAGTGTAGTGACAAAAGGTTTACAACATGAAACCGATAGACAAAAAGAATCTGAACAAGCATTAAACTTAAATCCAATTCAGCAAATGTTAATTGGACCAGGCATTG ACTTAGAATTTGAAACTAATGTTATGTGTACTGCTCCTGAACCGTCGCTGTATGAAACTGTGTATGTAACATCCCACAAAGGAGCCTGTAGGGCTGGTGCATTTAGTCCTGATGGACAGTTAATCGCAACAGGAAGCAGTGATGCATCAATCAAA atTTTGGATGTTGAAAGAATGCTGGCTAAAGCACATGATATTGGTAGTACTGATAATCAAGAAGGACAGGGGCATCCAGTAATTCGGACTTTGTATGATCATTTGGAAGAAGTGACGTGCTTAGAGTTCCACCCTAACAAGCCAATTTTAGCTTCGGGCTCTCGAGATTGTCATGTTAAACTTTttgattattcaaaaacatCTGTGAAGAAAGCCTTCAAGACAATTAAC GATGTCGAACCTATAACATGTATAAGTTTTCATCCCCTTGGAGACTTTATAGTAATGGGCACCAATAGCCCAGTCATAAGgctttatgatataaatacagTTCAATGTTATGTTTGTTCACTTCCTAGTCATCAACATACTGGTCCTGTTACATCaataaa gTATGAACCAAGTGCCAGATACTTTGTGTCTTCTAGTCGAGATGGTTCAATTAAATTATGGGACGCTGTGTCTAATAAATGTGTTAACACATTTGAAAAAGCACATGATGGTAGTCAAGTGTGTTCTGTGACATTTTCAAGAAATggaaag taCATCTTATCATCAGGCAAAGATTCTTTAGTGAAACTTTGGGAATTATCCACTAGTAGATGTCTGATTGCATATACTGGAGCTGGAACAACTG GAAAACAAGAACATCGTACACAAGCATTGTTTAATCATACTGAGGAGTATGTCATGTTTCCAGATGAAGCCACTACATCTTTGTGCGCATGGAATGCACGCAATGCTTCTCGGCAGCAACTTTTATCTCTAG GTCATAATGGACCTATTCGTTCAATTGTGCATTCTCCAAATTCAGCAGCATTTTTGACTTGTTCAGACGACTTTAGAGCCCGTTTCTGGTATAGAAAACACTTGATTGGAGCATAG
- the LOC100168035 gene encoding inhibitor of growth protein 2, whose protein sequence is MTNRTNRALEYYNDYIDCTQNLPLDIQRHVTQMRECDLEYQEMMSKIKELTDNLDGSMSTLNSEKLTKLLVTGLNLGDKKVQTVQHISDLVDDKVRRLENGRKYLTSSKEPDAPKPSIKEKPESSNCSKDRCLPSTSTSTVSKELKKRNTDNDSNESNNDAKLAKRPRRNRADEPDYKEISDDVVALTASQHSNTPLPRATATAQIQSQVTLKKATQKTDAKTKKKGKYKKQQKDNSPSLDDDDDIAVDPDEPTYCLCDQISYGEMICCDNDLCPIEWFHFSCVSLSTKPKGKWFCPKCRGDRPNIMKPKAQFLKELERYNKEKEDKA, encoded by the coding sequence ATGACGAATCGAACTAATAGAGCCTTGGAATATTACAATGATTATATCGACTGTACACAAAACTTACCTTTGGACATACAACGGCATGTAACGCAGATGCGTGAATGTGATTTGGAGTACCAAGAAATGATGTCAAAGATCAAAGAGTTGACAGACAATTTGGATGGTTCTATGTCTACattaaattctgaaaaattGACAAAGCTATTAGTAACCGGTTTAAATCTAGGGGATAAAAAAGTGCAAACAGTTCAACATATATCTGACTTGGTAGATGATAAAGTCAGACGCTTGGAAAATGGTAGGAAATATTTGACCTCTTCTAAGGAACCTGATGCTCCCAAACCAAGTATCAAAGAAAAACCAGAGAGCAGTAATTGTTCCAAAGATCGATGCTTACCTAGCACTAGTACTAGTACTGTTTCTAAAGAGCTGAAGAAACGCAACACTGATAATGATAGTAACGAATCTAACAATGATGCAAAACTTGCAAAACGACCCAGACGTAACAGAGCCGATGAGCCAGATTACAAAGAAATTTCGGATGATGTGGTGGCACTGACAGCTTCACAACATTCCAACACACCTTTGCCAAGAGCCACAGCAACAGCGCAAATACAATCTCAAGTCACATTGAAAAAAGCAACTCAAAAAACAGATGCAAAAACCAAAAAGAAGGGAAAATATAAGAAACAACAGAAGGACAATTCACCATCAttggatgatgatgatgatatagCTGTCGATCCAGATGAACCAACCTATTGTCTTTGTGATCAGATTTCATACGGAGAGATGATATGTTGCGATAATGATTTATGTCCAATAGAATGGTTTCATTTTTCATGTGTTTCATTATCGACAAAACCAAAAGGCAAATGGTTTTGCCCCAAGTGTCGAGGAGATCGTCCAAATATAATGAAGCCTAAAGCGCAGTTTCTCAAGGAACTTGAACGATACAATAAAGAAAAAGAAGATAAAGcttaa